Proteins from a genomic interval of Gossypium hirsutum isolate 1008001.06 chromosome A09, Gossypium_hirsutum_v2.1, whole genome shotgun sequence:
- the LOC107888565 gene encoding probable WRKY transcription factor 3 (The RefSeq protein has 2 substitutions compared to this genomic sequence), producing the protein MAAEQGKRSKLSAPTYPTITLPPRPPIDGLFQSGSGLSPGPMTLVSAFFSDPDSTNRSFSQFLAGAMASPGAKLPYNPMDDSFMEVGFENGGEKNSGFKQNRPLNLGVGNSPWFTVPPGLSPSGLLNSPGLFCLSPQSPFGISHQQALAQVTAQAALVQSHVHAQPEYQTLSAAGSLEPSIPPSSGNPEETSQQMLSSDPQSSAMEYLEASQFDKKSQPCVAVDKPTEDGYNWRKYGQKQIKGCEYPRSYYKCTHPSCPVKKIVERSAEGLITEIIYKSTHNHEKPPPNKQPKGGSDGNTNSQGNPELGSLAVAGNSNNLSEGKNHESTQAVELPGFSDCEEGCDEESREERDDDEPNPKRRNSTGEAAVVLSHKAVADAKIIVQTRSEVDLLDDGYRWRKYGQKVVKGNPHPRSYYKCTSAGCNVRKHVERASSDPKAVITTYEGKHNHDVPAARNSSHNTVNNSLPQPKQQHDAVAEKHSLLQEIDFRNVQGPAVLRLKEEQIRV; encoded by the exons ATGGCAGCAGGGCAAGGAAAAAGATCAAAGCTATCAGCTCCAACATATCCCACAATAACTTTACCACCAAGACCACCCATCGATGGCTTATTTCAATCAGGTTCTGGGTTAAGTCCAGGACCTATGACACTGGTTTCAGCTTTTTTCTCAGACCCTGACTCAACAAATAGGTCTTTTTCTCAGCTTTTAGCTGGTGCCATGGCTTCACCTGGAGCTAAACTGCCTTACAATCCCATGGATGATTCATTTATGGAAGTGGGTTTTGAAAATGGAGGTGAAAAAAATTCTGGGTTTAAACAAAATAGACCTTTGAATTTGGGTGTTGGTAATTCTCCTTGGTTCACTGTGCCTCCTGGGTTAAGCCCTTCTGGTTTGCTTAACTCTCCTGGTCTCTTTTGCTTATCTCCTCAG AGTCCTTTCGGAATATCGCACCAGCAAGCATTGGCACAGGTTACGGCTCAAGCTGCTCTAGTGCAATCTCATGTGCATGCGCAACCGGAATATCAAACTTTGTCTGCTGCAGGTTCTTTGGAACCATCGATCCCTCCTTCATCTGGCAATCCTGAAGAAACTTCGCAGCAGATGCTTTCTTCAGACCCTCAAAGTTCTGCAATGGAATACTTGGAAGCTTCTCAATTCGATAAAAAAAGTCAGCCTTGTGTTGCTGTCGATAAACCGACCGAGGATGGTTACAACTGGCGTAAGTATGGACAGAAGCAAATTAAAGGTTGTGAGTATCCGCGGAGCTACTATAAATGTACACATCCGAGTTGCCCTGTCAAAAAGATAGTCGAGCGTTCTGCCGAGGGCCTAATAACCGAAATTATATACAAAAGCACACATAATCATGAAAAGCCTCCACCAAATAAACAACCGAAGGGTGGAAGTGATGGAAACACAAATTCACAGGGTAATCCGGAACTAGGTTCTCTGGCTGTAGCTGGAAATTCGAACAACTTAAGTGAAGGGaaaaatcatgaatcaactcaagcGGTGGAATTACCTGGATTTAGTGATTGTGAGGAAGGATGTGATGAAGAGAGTCGAGAAGAAAGAGATGATGATGAACCAAATCCAAAAAGAAG GAATAGCACAGGGGAAGCTGCAGTAGTGTTGTCACACAAGGCTGTCGCGGATGCAAAAATTATCGTGCAAACAAGAAGTGAAGTTGACCTTTTAGATGATGGCTATCGGTGGCGCAAATACGGGCAGAAAGTTGTCAAAGGGAACCCTCATCCAAG GAGCTATTACAAATGCACGAGTGCAGGATGCAATGTTCGGAAGCATGTGGAAAGAGCTTCGTCCGATCCCAAAGCTGTCATAACAACATACGAGGGAAAACACAATCACGATGTCCCAGCGGCCAGAAACAGTAGCCACAACACAGTTAACAACAGTTTGCCTCAACCGAAACAGCAACACGATGCAGTGGCCGAGAAACATTCTTTGCTTCAAGAGATTGATTTCAGAAATGTCCAGGGCCCAGCAGTTTTAAGGCTAAAAGAGGAGCAAATAAGAGTGTAA
- the LOC121206611 gene encoding protein IMPAIRED IN BABA-INDUCED STERILITY 1, whose protein sequence is MGCITSKHGGGRPVTDSPVPVVRKNGHGFTLSSSSSKHQSGRLEVDKDDEKLDENGKIINPKKSRDLRKSKRDGSGRKSGSFSLKLGFSQRFVEAEQVAAGWPAWLSSAAGEAVHGWVPLQADAFEKLDKIGQGTYSSVFKAREVETGRLVALKKVRFDNFQPESIRFMAREITILRRLNHPNVMKLEGVITSRFSSTIYLVFEYMEHDLAGLSSCPDINFTEAQVKCYMKQLLMGLEHCHLRGVMHRDIKASNILVNNQGILKLGDFGLANILTSKNKNQLTSRVVTLWYRPPELLMGSTSYEVSVDLWSVGCVFAEVLMGKPILKGRTEVEQLHKIFKLCGSPPDEYWKKLKLPHSTMFKPQHPYESCLQQRCKDIPSTALNLLEILLSVEPHKRGTASSSLMSEYFHTKPFPCDPSSLPKYSPNKEIDAKQRDDLRRKKLGGVRDPGVTRKTRRPRKTLQEANNFNKTITKEDLRDNARFGGKNQGITANNPKPKDGIVHLNQPAFDTMSETSQLTTMSQGDIVTAPPPVITGSNSFSWAKKRKDAKSTLSYNQPSSISQISDQDSSSFIFSNTNNIFNSSTPENQNISEGVHTDSRKLKASNGSEKLDFSGLIDQQAQNKFEKSDFFDAIDGFRHEEMLTKHNNKLKVGCSGPLVFESNQVDELLQRNENHIRLAARRTRFDKEK, encoded by the exons ATGGGTTGTATTACCTCCAAACATGGCGGTGGGAGACCGGTGACAGATTCCCCTGTTCCAGTGGTTCGTAAAAACGGCCATGGTTTTACATTATCATCTTCATCATCGAAACATCAATCTGGGAGATTAGAGGTTGATAAAGATGATGAGAAATTggatgaaaatggtaaaattattaaCCCAAAGAAAAGCAGAGATTTGAGGAAATCTAAAAGGGATGGTTCAGGGAGAAAGAGCGGTTCTTTTAGCTTAAAGCTTGGCTTTTCTCAAAGGTTTGTGGAGGCTGAACAAGTCGCCGCCGGTTGGCCTGCTTGGCTTAGCTCTGCCGCTGGTGAAGCCGTTCACGGTTGGGTTCCTTTGCAGGCTGATGCTTTTGAGAAACTCGACAAG ATCGGACAAGGCACGTACAGTAGCGTGTTCAAAGCACGCGAAGTCGAAACCGGAAGGTTGGTTGCTTTGAAGAAGGTGCGGTTCGACAACTTTCAACCCGAAAGCATTCGGTTTATGGCTCGAGAAATAACGATCCTACGTAGGCTGaaccatcctaatgtcatgaaatTAGAAGGGGTGATCACATCAAGGTTTTCAAGTACTATATACCTTGTATTTGAGTACATGGAACATGATCTTGCTGGTTTATCATCTTGTCCTGATATCAACTTCACTGAGGCTCAG GTGAAATGCTATATGAAGCAGCTATTAATGGGGTTAGAGCATTGCCATTTGCGAGGTGTAATGCATAGAGACATCAAAGCATCCAACATATTGGTGAACAATCAAGGAATTTTGAAGTTAGGGGATTTCGGATTAGCAAACATCTTAACTTCAAAGAACAAAAACCAGTTAACTAGCCGAGTCGTCACTCTCTGGTATCGCCCACCCGAGCTTTTGATGGGATCTACAAGTTATGAAGTCTCGGTGGATTTATGGAGTGTTGGTTGTGTTTTTGCTGAAGTTCTTATGGGGAAACCTATTCTTAAAGGCAGAACTGAG gTTGAACAACTGCATAAAATCTTCAAACTATGTGGTTCACCACCAGATGAGTACTGGAAAAAACTGAAGCTTCCTCATTCAACCATGTTTAAACCCCAACATCCTTACGAAAGTTGTCTCCAACAAAGGTGTAAAGACATCCCTTCAACTGCATTGAACTTGTTGGAAATCCTTCTTTCTGTTGAACCCCATAAGCGTGGAACTGCATCTTCATCTCTCATGTCCGAG TATTTCCATACGAAACCCTTCCCTTGCGACCCTTCAAGCTTGCCCAAGTATTCGCCTAATAAAGAAATCGATGCCAAACAGCGAGATGATTTGCGAAG GAAGAAGTTAGGAGGAGTTCGAGATCCAGGAGTGACAAGAAAAACAAGAAGACCACGTAAAACATTGCAGGAAGCTAACAATTTCAATAAAACAATAACGAAGGAG GACCTACGGGATAATGCTCGATTCGGTGGCAAAAACCAGGGAATTACTGCAAATAATCCGAAACCCAAGGATGGAATTGTTCATCTGAATCAACCGGCGTTCGATACAATGTCGGAGACATCTCAATTGACAACGATGTCACAAGGCGATATTGTCACCGCTCCGCCACCGGTAATCACTGGATCCAACAGCTTTTCATGGGCGAAGAAACGGAAAGATGCGAAATCTACGCTTTCTTATAACCAACCTAGTTCGATCAGTCAAATCAGTGATCAAGATTCATCGAGCTTCATCTTCTCAAACACGAACAACATTTTCAATTCATCTACACCAGAGAACCAAAATATTTCTGAAGGTGTTCATACTGATTCTAGGAAGCTCAAAGCCTCAAACGGATCGGAAAAGCTTGATTTTTCTGGTTTAATTGATCAACAAGCACAAAACAAGTTTGAGAAATCAGATTTCTTTGACGCCATTGATGGGTTTCGTCATGAAGAAATGTTGACTAAACACAATAACAAG TTGAAAGTTGGGTGTTCGGGACCATTAGTCTTTGAATCCAATCAAGTTGATGAACTCCTACAAAGGAATGAAAACCATATCCGGTTAGCAGCTCGAAGAACAAGATTTGATAAAG AGAAATGA
- the LOC107890191 gene encoding uncharacterized protein produces MGSCASTPAKRIVAQRRHRRRSRKSHRKVSSALTDGPMKRNSNARVTDITVGGYMHMDFEKGATLTRRISEVSNSTYHVTQMQWHRSQFDAKSNGCCQDDAWFDSCSMLEDDSDDDFISIHGDGIPSSGKVIQYESSSCFVDGKCKYEEYRESFLKVDHPNGGSFKGSKEDRRSDLEKKSVRYEKKLSFYRLSVKQGSCDAEDSFDEHSTKRLLFRPKAGSIIPCNKDDRLNQGYWSEIPPSTFKLRGETYFKDKQKCPAPIFSPYTPIGVDLFICPRKIHHIAQHVELPNGKLNEKIPPLLIVNIQLPTYPAAMFLGDADGEGMSLVLYFKASENIETVISEQYQESIKKFVDDEMEKIKGFTKETTVPFRERLKIMAGLVNPDDLNLNATEKKLVNAYNEKPVLSRPQHEFYQGSDYFEIDLDIHRFSYISRKGLESFRDRLKNGILDLGLTIQAQKQEELPEQVLCCLRLNKIDFSDNGQIPTLTIRADT; encoded by the exons ATGGGGAGTTGTGCGTCAACACCCGCTAAAAGAATCGTAGCACAAAGAAGGCACCGTCGTCGGTCTCGGAAATCCCATCGAAAGGTTTCCAGTGCCCTAACGGATGGACCGATGAAAAGGAATAGTAATGCCCGTGTAACAGACATCACGGTTGGCGGATACATGCATATGGATTTCGAGAAGGGTGCAACCCTCACTCGTAGAATATCTGAGGTTTCAAACTCAACATATCATGTCACCCAAATGCAATGGCATCGTAGCCAATTCGATGCCAAATCAAACg GCTGCTGCCAAGACGATGCTTGGTTCGATTCGTGTAGTATGCTGGAAGACGATTCCGATGATGACTTCATTAGCATTCACGGAG ATGGTATTCCGTCAAGTGGTAAGGTGATTCAATACGAAAGTTCGTCGTGCTTTGTGGATGGCAAGTGCAAATACGAAGAATACCGTGAAAGTTTTTTAAAAGTCGATCATCCTAACGGAGGAAGCTTTAAAGGTTCCAAAGAGGATAGGCGTAGTGATTTGGAAAAGAAAAGCGTACGATACGAGAAAAAGTTATCATTTTATAGGCTTTCCGTTAAGCAAGGGTCATGTGATGCGGAAGACAGTTTCGATGAAC ATTCAACCAAACGGCTTTTATTTCGTCCCAAAGCTGGATCTATAATTCCGTGTAACAAAGATGATAGACTAAATCAAGGATATTGGTCTGAGATTCCGCCCTCGACGTTTAAACTCCGAGGCGAGACTTATTTCAA AGATAAACAAAAGTGCCCTGCTCCGATTTTCTCTCCATATACTCCGATAGGCGTCGACTTATTTATCTGCCCGAGAAAGATACATCACATCGCACAACATGTCGAGCTTCCTAATGGAAAACTCAATGAGAAAATCCCTCCTCTTCTAATTGTTAATATTCAA TTGCCTACTTATCCCGCTGCAATGTTCCTCGGTGACGCTGATGGTGAAGGAATGAGTCTTGTTCTTTATTTCAAAGCTTCCGAGAATATCGAAACCGTCATCTCCGAGCAATATCAAGAGAGCATCAAG AAATTTGTCGATGACGAGATGGAGAAGATTAAAGGATTCACGAAAGAGACCACCGTTCCGTTCCGAGAAAGGCTAAAGATCATGGCTGGGTTGGTTAATCCTGATGATCTCAATCTGAATGCTACCGAAAAGAAACTCGTAAATGCTTATAACGAAAAGCCGGTTCTCTCGCGCCCTCAGCACGAATTTTATCAG GGGTCTGATTACTTCGAGATCGATTTAGACATTCATCGCTTCAGTTACATATCAAGGAAAGGACTCGAGTCATTCAGAGATCGTTTGAAGAACGGAATACTTGATCTCGGTTTAACCATCCAG GCACAAAAACAAGAAGAGCTGCCGGAGCAAGTTTTGTGCTGTTTGAGGTTAAATAAGATCGATTTTAGCGATAACGGCCAAATACCAACGCTTACGATTAGAGCCGATACTTGA